The genomic interval GCTAACGCCGATAGATTTACAGTCTACCCCCTTTAACCTCTTGGATACCTCCGGAAAAGTAAGAATGTGGTTAGGGAACAACCTCCTATCGCAAGGGCTTGTAATTACTCCGCGAACCATTACTGGCGCCACACTCCTAATTACTAAATTTCTCTTCGAATTCTTTTTGCGTCATATACAAAGTGAACTTCATTCTCCCTTCAAAATACCCTTTCACAACCCTCTTGAATTGTTCAAACTCATTACAAACCTCCACCCTGTAACCTCTGGACGCTAACTGCTCAATCATGGTTCTTTGGTTTGCAGTAGGTTTGTTTTTGTTAGCCTTTAGCTCGATGTATAGCCCGTGGTACTCTTGGGTTGGTTCAGGAATGACCAAATCAGGGACCCCCGCCACAACACCCATTCTCTTGAATTTAACGGCCTCTAGGTAGTTTCTCTTGCCTCCATTGGGGACATGATAAATGATCCTGTCAGGGTATTGCAGCCGAAACCATTGGAAGCAATGCTGTTGAAGAATGTCTTCAGAGGGACCTTTATTCAAAACGGTAT from Candidatus Atribacteria bacterium ADurb.Bin276 carries:
- a CDS encoding VRR-NUC domain protein, whose amino-acid sequence is MNKGPSEDILQQHCFQWFRLQYPDRIIYHVPNGGKRNYLEAVKFKRMGVVAGVPDLVIPEPTQEYHGLYIELKANKNKPTANQRTMIEQLASRGYRVEVCNEFEQFKRVVKGYFEGRMKFTLYMTQKEFEEKFSN